In Scomber japonicus isolate fScoJap1 chromosome 20, fScoJap1.pri, whole genome shotgun sequence, the genomic window CACTGCAGATATAAAGTCAGTGTTGAGAGGTGCATGCTGCATTGATAAAACAAACTAATAATAAGTTAAAGGAGCTCACCTGGGGTGTATATCCACCAGCAGCACCAAAGTTTGCATTGTAATAACGTCGATCCTCTTACAGTGAAACCTTGCCACTTTAAGCACTTTGAGGTATGTGACACACAGCACTATAAAAGACAGCAGAAAGGTGAAGGAGTGGAAAAAGACGGTGAAGATAACAAACTGGGTCCGACTGCTCGCCCTCGGGTTGGACAGGGTGCAGGACGCGTAAAGGCGGTGGTATCCCACCCAGGAGAGGCAGGTGGCCACCGTGGAGAAGGACATGGAGTGCGCCCACGTGTACCCGAGGACAAAAGCGGCGTCTTTGTGGCGCATTTTGGAGTGGTATCTAAGGGGGAACACCACAGCGATCCACCTGTCGATGCTCAGAGCTGCCATGCTCAGCATAGAGTTGGTGGACAGGAAGGTCTCCAGGAAGCCCATAATCTGGCAAAAGCCGTCACCCCCTGGCTGAGCCTTACTGACAAGTCCCACCAAAGTGAGCGGCATGTTGGACACGGTCAGCAACAAGTTGCAGAAGGTGAGGTTGAGGTTGAACAGACCGGGGACCTGCTTGCGGATCTCCGGGTTATACAGAAAGCAGATCAGCACCAGGATGTTGGACAGCAACGACACTATAATAATCACAACCACCAACACAGAGAGAATTACCTCCGCAGTGTCCATCCTGTGGCTCCCGAAACTCACTTATCCTTACTTTTTGTACGCATATCCATTCTTGGTTTGCAGCTGTAAAATGATATTAATCACCCATAACCGTGTCCATGCATCCCCAGATCTCTCCACTGGTGGAGATCCCCTTTTTCCTCTCCCCACTACATTGTCTCTGTACACGAGCCAGCAAAGATTATCAGGAGGTTTCCGACATGAGAAGAAGTATGTTTGGTGATTCGTTTAGTCGATCTCCCGCTTTTCCCACAAACTACAGGGAACGACCTCCCGTGCCAAAGCTGCTCTCTTCTGGCACTGCGTCTTGCAGTGGGGTTTTGTCGTCCTATGATGCGCTCTCGAGGCATCACCCCTCCGCACACACTGCACAGTGTGTGGGCTACTTGATCTCTCCCCTGTCTGCTCTGAGAAACAGTAAAAGACGAAGACTGTTGACAGCAGCTAAGTAGGGATTCTTCAAGAGAGAGTTTCCTTCTTTTCACATGGTATAAATTATCTTTGCAGAAAGAAATAAACACGTCCAACCTTAAATAACCCATCTCATAGGTGTGAATaatatgttttgtgtatttttggaaCACTACTTTTAGAAATCATGTATTATAAATTTCACACTCGTTTATTTATGACTACCATAGTCTCACAAGgtgtatttcttcttctttgctttcAAGTCTAGATTTGCAAATCTCTTTTCAAGGGAGATGTGGCCAAGAAGACAGCATATGAGCAAGAgatataaatacaatacagaCTACAAACAAACTGTCACACCTTGCACACAAGAGCACAGACAATATCCAGCTAAGATGCATCTGAATTtcccaaaaacacaacataacgATTCAAATGCATTTGATTCTTAATTAATCTCTCTGACTGAACTAATCTAATCGACTATAAAGCCTGATTTTGGGATCGAACTAATTGATAAGAGTCAGTGTTATTTCGTGGTTTCAGTGCTTTGAACCATCATTGCATTCCAGCCGCATCTCTTCCCCTCATGCTTACTCAAATATCTTGATTAAGTCTGCTTCATCAGATTGATAAGGAGCAACATCTTCCGTTCCCCTCCCTGGAAGCCGGATGATGACGCCCCCGCACTATGCTGCCCCTCAAGCCTTCGGTGTGGAGAATTTTTCCTCTGAAGCGTGGGACTCATCGGAGTGTGCTGTGGCACGTGAGCCACTGAAGGCACTGGAGCAGGGTGATGTGGTGGTTGTGGTTGCTacgagagggagggggggggggggtgtttaagtgtgtgtgtgtgtgtgtgtgtgtgtgtgtgtgtgtgtgcgtgggcgAAAAGAGTTATTGTTACtgcaacacacatgcacatgcaggGCTGTTGTATGATACTATGCAATGTGATACTATGCAGATCAATGtgttctcatcactctctcctgattgacaggtgaacAGGAACAAGGGAAGAAAAGTGAGATCTGCTCAGAAATTGAGGCTCATTAAAATGCTGTTATGATGACTGTAGAGTATTTGGGCTGATGTTTGCTCTTGATGCAAAGAGAAGGCAGCTGGAGGGTGAGGACAACCCTGCCAGCTGCTGGGTGTTATTAAGCTGAAATGCAGCTCCATCTTGGCCCCGAGTAAGGATTTGCCTATGATGGATGCATTTCCAACATTATATTTTCACATGTGATGAGGCGATCAGCCTGTGGAGAAAGGCACACTCGAGAGCTGTCACGCAAGTGCTTGTGCAGCTCTCTCCTGTCAGTTCAGAGGCCTTATCAGCACAGAGCCACCAGTTGATCTCAGTTACAGGTGCAGCTTCTTGTAGGCATCGCTCTAATTATtcttttaataatgaaatgccAGCTCACCAGACAATAATATCTGTGAAAAAAAGCCAGTCTAAAAATACTGCTTTGAGAGGATTGAGTGATGTGGATGGATGAGGAGATTTTGTTGTTGctggtaaaaaaaattaaatggtgAAGATTAATATTTTTGCTGAAGATGTATCAGACAGAACAAAGCCACACAACATCTTCATTAAGCATCATGCCACATTAGACAAATGTGAATGGAAATAGCTTttgatgaatatgaatgtgGTTTTGCAAAAATACAGAATGTCATCTTTCATTCCACCTGAAGGAGCCATTATGTCTATGCAGATCCATGTAAATGAGGCCTGATTCGAGGTGGACACATAGGCTTTGATGCCTCCTGAGCCTCAGGTAATATCACCTTGAATTAATACAGCAGCCCCTTTGTCTGATGCTGGTAAAGTGTGTCTCACAGATTAATCACGTTGGATATAGacatcatgaacacacacacatattttcatGAAGTAAACCATGATGAGGTCCATCCAGACAAAAGCCATTATCCCTTACTGATTTCACTGTACATCCATGACAAAACACTGATacgttttaaatgttttctgttaaTTTGATATTATATGGATTGTACGAATGTTCTGCAACTATGTGAATTTTGTATTATGTACTATACTTGTATTAAGTACTGCAGGTagttttatttagttagtttaCTTCAGAACTTTTACATACTTTGTCACAAATCTACTGTAGATAACAAAAGGAATACAGGGCTCCTCTAAATCCCAATTACTATAATATAACCTTGTTACATCTACCACCCCCACACCAGGAGAGGCATGAAAACCATGGTGACACAATACCATTTGAACAGTGAAATGTGCTGAAATTAAGTGTGATAAATCTACCACAACTTAAGTCTATGCAACTATAACAAATGGTTAGAAGCCAAACAGAAGTAGTGTGTTGATGCCATTCCCCCCCTCAGAGACAGGTTTATAGAtctgttttattcttaaatgaattaagagacaaagaaaacataTAGGTCTGCCTTTCCATTGCACTGGTTAACGGGCCTGAAAAAAAGAACCTGAATAAACGGATTGAACCTAATTACAGACCCCtagtttaatctataaaatctAAAAGAAAATAGCATCACAATTCTCCAGGATCCATCTTCAAAGTGCTTGTTTTGGCCAATAAACTGTCCAAACCCCAAATGTATTCAATTTACAAAgatataaaacagataaaacagcaAATGAGTGAAGATTTGTTAGGTTTTAGCTTGGTGAGGGatgattaatcaatcaaattgTTGATTAATTGAACAGTTGTTTAGGCTATAGTTGAATTGTTAATTTCTTTTCCagagtgtttttttcccatatAACCACATTTTCCCTGTATGTTGTTCTAACAGGATGTGCAGTGGACCAGCCCCTCGCGATATTTAAATCCAAGTGGAAAAGTTTTAAcat contains:
- the LOC128381402 gene encoding G-protein coupled receptor 26-like, giving the protein MDTAEVILSVLVVVIIIVSLLSNILVLICFLYNPEIRKQVPGLFNLNLTFCNLLLTVSNMPLTLVGLVSKAQPGGDGFCQIMGFLETFLSTNSMLSMAALSIDRWIAVVFPLRYHSKMRHKDAAFVLGYTWAHSMSFSTVATCLSWVGYHRLYASCTLSNPRASSRTQFVIFTVFFHSFTFLLSFIVLCVTYLKVLKVARFHCKRIDVITMQTLVLLVDIHPSVRQRCLEEQKRRRQRATRKISTFIGTFMLCFAPYVITRIVELFPAVPINPHWGIVSKCLAYSKAACDPFVYSLLRHQYKKTCADITNRLLKRSSLNASGRGHESQGNSIPTVE